In a single window of the Dreissena polymorpha isolate Duluth1 chromosome 3, UMN_Dpol_1.0, whole genome shotgun sequence genome:
- the LOC127875396 gene encoding uncharacterized protein LOC127875396: MVGNVFSVSCLVIALMTSRHVTGQENDVAWVNRRLTLIKSSIDRDISDMKIQFAELKMTIEQLMVNNASVGSFIVEPLIDYDYGQGKTGVNQREITDLKTKLNAHTSRLDRLSATITNIQVESSEHKRKVEKLVGDKDDEEKRRELINNLKAEMLLQLNADIETKYGDRVNAQQKSFEQTVTVMKRGYRDLKTQVNEMSKFVSQLVSRDELSVLVLDQMKRLSESVISEQNKLSSRIDKAETKMVRLDVEVNKVDDLFRGIDQLKTKTDTCCTALASSIVCEGSSMYLSCPPGQVLYVHSGVYGRTQGSVICPYPQYIRSTNCVSPTSTVKVVNLCNGKNQCSITATNGVFGDPCDGTYKYLEVKYVCF; the protein is encoded by the exons ATGGTTGGAAACGTCTTCAGTGTCTCCTGCTTGGTCATAGCCCTGATGACGTCACGTCACGTTACCGGACAGGAAAATGATGTTGCATGGGTGAACAGAAGGCTTACGCTCATCAAAAGTTCCATCGACCGCGATATCAGCGACATGAAGATCCAGTTCGCGGAACTGAAGATGACCATCGAACAGCTTATGGTCAACAACGCCAGTGTTGGGTCTTTTATTGTCGAACCATTGATCGACTACGACTatg GACAGGGAAAGACAGGCGTTAATCAAAGAGAGATCACAGACCTGAAAACCAAGTTAAATGCGCATACAAGCCGACTTGACAGATTATCTGCTACTATCACCAATATTCAAGTGGAATCGTCCGAACATAAAAGAAAAGTCGAAAAACTGGTCGGTGACAAGGACGACGAAGAAAAAAGACGCGAACTAATAAACAACTTAAAAGCCGAAATGCTTCTCCAGTTAAACGCAGACATTGAAACGAAATACGGCGATAGAGTCAATGCGCAACAAAAGTCTTTTGAACAAACCGTAACTGTTATGAAAAGAGGTTATAGAGACCTGAAAACGCAGGTGAATGAAATGTCGAAATTCGTATCGCAACTCGTAAGTCGGGACGAACTGAGTGTCCTCGTACTCGATCAAATGAAACGTCTTTCCGAGTCGGTGATCTCTGAACAAAACAAACTGAGTTCGAGGATTGACAAGGCAGAGACGAAGATGGTTAGATTGGATGTTGAAGTGAACAAAGTCGATGACCTATTCAGAGGGATTGACCAACTGAAAACCAAGACTGACACATGCTGTACAG CACTTGCAAGCTCTATTGTCTGTGAGGGATCGTCCATGTACCTCTCCTGTCCTCCAGGGCAAGTCTTATACGTTCACTCGGGTGTTTACGGCCGCACACAGGGCTCGGTCATCTGCCCTTACCCTCAGTACATCAGGTCGACAAACTGCGTATCTCCAACCTCCACTGTCAAAGTTGTCAACCTTTGTAACGGGAAAAACCAGTGTAGCATCACCGCTACAAATGGCGTATTCGGAGACCCTTGTGATGGCACATACAAATACTTAGAGGTTAAATACGTATGTTTTTAA
- the LOC127872417 gene encoding probable serine/threonine-protein kinase pats1 — protein sequence MKLLVTSTEDHGFFKGRIALHKGDTILQEGIKVAKEMLETTSDNSEKSKASLDQSKNEITVSVWDFAGQSLYYSTHQFFLNERSIYVVVMDMTRSLKDVLSKSDGIGICCGLVDSCTYLDVFKFWLNAIHMNSDYQSGERTIQPTVILVGTRKDEMKGSAEEKEKNMNLYFDNALCSFDKNSPIFNHIYKNRFLVNNLSPKDSAFAELRKEIISLAAKQDYWDKEYPVRWIHMEQTLDKMRDEKRQIVKMKDVENEDLENIHPLGKEELTSFLELQHKQGNIIFFNSGELKDFVVLAPQWIIEAFKCFIPHNHKIEATVLKDWEEYKKYAILKPNVLDEVMKNSPP from the coding sequence ATGAAACTGCTAGTAACATCTACTGAGGATCATGGATTTTTCAAAGGAAGAATAGCCTTGCATAAAGGAGATACAATTTTACAAGAAGGAATTAAGGTTGCCAAGGAGATGCTTGAAACTACTAGCGATAATTCAGAAAAGAGCAAGGCTTCGCTTGATCAATCAAAAAATGAGATCACTGTGTCTGTATGGGATTTTGCAGGTCAGAGTCTGTACTATTCAACACATCAGTTCTTTCTGAATGAGAGGTCTATATATGTAGTTGTGATGGACATGACAAGAAGTTTGAAAGATGTTTTAAGTAAATCAGATGGAATTGGAATTTGCTGTGGTTTGGTGGATAGTTGTACCTATTtggatgtttttaaattttggcTTAATGCAATTCACATGAACAGTGATTATCAATCTGGAGAAAGGACAATACAGCCAACTGTTATTTTAGTTGGCACGCGGAAAGACGAAATGAAGGGGAGTGCTGAAGAAAAAGAGAAAAATATGAATTTGTATTTTGACAATGCTTTATGTAGCTTTGATAAAAACTCACCAATCTTTAATCACATTTATAAGAACAGATTTCTTGTAAATAATTTGTCTCCAAAGGATTCTGCTTTTGCAGAGTTACGAAAAGAAATTATAAGTTTGGCTGCAAAGCAAGATTACTGGGACAAAGAATATCCAGTTCGATGGATTCACATGGAACAAACATTGGACAAAATGAGAGATGAAAAGAGGCAGATAGTTAAAATGAAGGATGTTGAAAACGAAGATCTTGAAAACATACACCCACTGGGTAAAGAAGAGCTTACCTCGTTTCTTGAATTGCAGCACAAACAAGGCAATATCATTTTTTTCAACTCGGGCGAACTTAAGGATTTTGTTGTTCTTGCTCCTCAATGGATCATTGAAGCTTTCAAATGTTTCATACCGCATAATCATAAAATAGAAGCCACTGTTTTGAAAGATTGGgaagaatataaaaaatatgctaTTCTCAAGCCAAATGTTTTGGACGAAGTTATGAAAAACAGTCCTCCCTAA